Proteins from a genomic interval of Paenibacillus lentus:
- the kduD gene encoding 2-dehydro-3-deoxy-D-gluconate 5-dehydrogenase KduD yields MKLFDLTGKTALVTGTTGGLGQGIAIGLAEAGADVVCVSVSSSEETVKQIESLGRKASAIDVDLSDHSKLQATFDEALKLTGHIDILVNNAGIIRRTPAKDHSEKDWFDVINLNLNTVFLLSQIAGRHMLERGSGKIINICSMLSYQGGINVPGYTASKHGVAGLTRAFANEWAESGLQINGIAPGYMATDNTAQIRADENRFASITDRIPAGRWGTPEDLKGPAVFLASSASDYLNGHVLCVDGGWMAR; encoded by the coding sequence ATGAAATTATTTGATTTAACAGGCAAAACGGCTCTAGTAACAGGCACAACCGGAGGATTGGGACAAGGCATCGCCATCGGCTTGGCCGAGGCAGGGGCGGACGTGGTCTGCGTCTCCGTTAGCTCTAGCGAAGAAACAGTAAAACAAATCGAGAGCTTGGGCAGAAAAGCTTCGGCCATCGATGTCGACTTGAGCGATCATAGCAAATTACAGGCGACCTTCGACGAAGCGCTTAAACTTACCGGCCACATTGATATTCTCGTGAATAATGCCGGCATTATTCGCCGGACACCAGCCAAAGACCACAGTGAAAAGGATTGGTTTGATGTGATCAACCTGAACCTGAACACCGTATTCCTGCTATCCCAAATCGCAGGTCGTCATATGCTGGAAAGAGGCAGCGGAAAAATTATCAATATTTGCTCGATGCTCTCCTATCAAGGCGGAATCAATGTACCCGGCTATACAGCAAGTAAACACGGCGTAGCCGGGCTAACTAGAGCATTCGCCAACGAATGGGCGGAGAGCGGGCTGCAAATCAATGGTATTGCTCCCGGCTACATGGCGACGGATAACACCGCACAAATCCGCGCGGACGAGAACCGCTTCGCATCAATTACGGATCGAATCCCTGCCGGACGCTGGGGAACTCCTGAAGACCTGAAGGGTCCAGCAGTGTTCCTGGCATCCTCGGCATCCGATTACTTAAACGGCCACGTTCTTTGCGTAGACGGCGGCTGGATGGCGAGATAA